A window of the Paraburkholderia sp. ZP32-5 genome harbors these coding sequences:
- a CDS encoding MarR family winged helix-turn-helix transcriptional regulator, whose protein sequence is MSNLEALRRTVSSTLVVAARKWRRTSHDVLSAFNVSEACATPLLIASRLGSAVRQVTLADHVGIEGPSLVRLLDQLCAAGLMRRDEDPEDRRAKTVVLTDEGRAVTAQMEEELVTLRAQALKGVSRGDLEAALRVFAAFTSDEPAKRDSTVKRAAPEKRAPRAAKTGQVRKTSATAKVTAKPTANTAAKPRRTATASKSTKRGARATASHNAESA, encoded by the coding sequence ATGTCGAATCTCGAGGCCTTGCGCCGCACCGTCAGCAGCACGCTGGTCGTCGCCGCCAGAAAATGGCGGCGCACGAGTCATGACGTGCTGTCGGCATTCAATGTTTCGGAAGCGTGCGCGACGCCGCTTCTGATCGCCAGTCGTCTCGGCTCGGCGGTGCGTCAGGTCACGCTCGCGGATCACGTGGGTATCGAAGGGCCGTCGCTCGTGCGGCTGCTCGACCAGCTATGCGCGGCCGGCCTGATGCGCCGCGACGAAGATCCCGAAGACCGCCGCGCGAAAACCGTCGTGCTGACCGATGAAGGCCGCGCCGTCACCGCGCAGATGGAAGAGGAACTGGTTACGTTGCGCGCGCAAGCGCTTAAGGGTGTATCGCGCGGCGATCTGGAAGCCGCGTTGCGGGTGTTCGCGGCATTTACGTCGGACGAGCCGGCAAAGCGCGACAGCACGGTGAAACGCGCGGCGCCGGAAAAACGCGCACCGCGCGCGGCCAAAACCGGCCAGGTTCGCAAAACCAGCGCAACAGCCAAAGTCACCGCCAAACCCACCGCCAACACCGCCGCCAAACCCCGCCGCACTGCTACAGCAAGCAAGTCCACCAAACGCGGCGCCCGCGCAACGGCATCGCACAACGCCGAATCCGCGTAA
- a CDS encoding ATP-binding protein produces MEQRVLILAPFGRDADVIAAVLHNDARECMACGDAGALATQLDAGAGTALLTEEALANGHAMNLFAWLERQPAWSDFPFILLAAPSLSRRSARGLEVLERLGNVVVLERPLNSETLRRAVTSSLRARSRQYESRRLLSDRIDAQNALVQLNDSLESRISARTHELASANNRLMAEIHERAKVQAVLVQSQKMEALGQLTGGIAHDFNNLLNVIMVNAELIARVSSDERIRGMATTVKRATERGAKLTGQLLTFSRNSNPDLKAVDVAALLQGMRDIIAVSLGSGIRYSNEFERSEMWTQADANQLELAVLNLAINARDAMPAGGELDIRVKTHDAPDETLRQGRYVVIEVTDTGSGIPPEVVSRVFDPFFTTKPVGKGTGLGLSQVYGIARQAGGAARIFSEEGVGTTVQIWLPWRERVARPIEAEAGAEASATGDKHVLVVEDDGEVRAMLVESLRMLGYTVTEAADGQTGLQHLRDNHPDLLMVDFAMPGMNGIDVISEARKLRADLPVILATGYADVDITGLAVKRCTILRKPFQLDDLARTVRLVLAA; encoded by the coding sequence ATGGAACAGCGCGTCCTGATCCTCGCGCCGTTCGGGCGAGATGCCGATGTGATCGCGGCGGTCCTGCACAACGACGCGCGCGAGTGCATGGCATGCGGCGACGCCGGCGCGCTCGCTACCCAGCTGGACGCCGGCGCCGGCACCGCGCTGCTCACCGAGGAAGCGCTCGCGAACGGACATGCAATGAACCTGTTCGCGTGGCTCGAACGGCAGCCCGCATGGTCGGACTTTCCGTTTATCTTGCTCGCCGCGCCGAGTCTCTCCCGCCGCTCCGCACGCGGACTCGAGGTACTGGAGCGGCTCGGCAACGTGGTCGTGCTCGAACGTCCGCTCAATTCGGAGACGTTGCGCCGCGCGGTCACGTCGTCGTTGCGAGCGCGCTCGCGACAATACGAATCGCGGCGCCTGCTGTCCGATCGCATCGACGCGCAGAACGCGCTCGTGCAACTGAACGATTCGCTGGAGAGCCGCATATCCGCGCGCACGCACGAACTCGCATCCGCCAACAACCGCTTGATGGCCGAGATCCACGAACGCGCGAAGGTACAAGCAGTGCTCGTGCAGTCGCAGAAGATGGAAGCGCTCGGTCAGTTGACCGGCGGCATCGCGCACGACTTCAACAATCTGCTGAACGTGATCATGGTCAACGCGGAGCTGATCGCGCGCGTGAGCAGCGACGAGCGCATCCGCGGCATGGCGACCACCGTCAAACGCGCGACCGAACGCGGCGCGAAACTGACGGGCCAGTTGCTGACCTTCTCGCGCAACAGCAATCCCGATCTGAAAGCAGTCGATGTGGCCGCGCTGCTGCAAGGCATGCGCGACATCATCGCGGTATCGCTCGGCTCGGGTATTCGCTATAGCAACGAATTCGAGCGCAGCGAAATGTGGACGCAGGCCGATGCCAATCAGCTCGAACTCGCGGTGCTCAATCTCGCGATCAACGCGCGCGATGCGATGCCAGCCGGCGGCGAGCTCGACATTCGCGTAAAGACGCATGACGCCCCCGATGAAACGCTGCGGCAAGGCCGTTACGTGGTGATCGAAGTCACCGATACCGGCTCGGGCATCCCGCCGGAAGTCGTATCACGCGTGTTCGATCCGTTCTTCACGACCAAGCCAGTCGGCAAAGGCACCGGGCTCGGCCTGAGCCAGGTGTACGGCATCGCGCGGCAGGCGGGCGGCGCCGCGCGCATCTTCAGCGAGGAAGGCGTGGGCACCACGGTGCAGATCTGGCTGCCATGGCGCGAGCGCGTGGCGAGACCGATCGAGGCGGAAGCCGGCGCCGAAGCAAGCGCCACCGGCGACAAACACGTACTCGTCGTCGAAGACGACGGCGAAGTGCGCGCAATGCTCGTTGAATCGTTGCGCATGCTCGGCTATACAGTGACCGAGGCCGCCGACGGGCAAACCGGCCTGCAGCATTTGCGCGACAACCATCCCGATCTGCTGATGGTCGATTTCGCGATGCCCGGCATGAACGGCATCGACGTGATCTCCGAAGCCCGCAAGCTGCGCGCCGATTTGCCGGTGATACTCGCAACCGGCTACGCGGACGTCGATATCACGGGTCTTGCAGTCAAGCGTTGCACGATCCTGCGCAAGCCGTTCCAGCTCGACGATCTGGCGCGCACGGTGCGGCTCGTGCTGGCGGCATGA